ATGGACGCATCCGCGACATCGTCGCGGCGCTTCAGGCCTATTGCAGCCATCACATCGCCTTGCGCCAGGTGCCGATCCGCGAGGGCGATCAGGTGGTGGGCGCGGTCGACCTGATCTCGGAACGAGCTTGGAAGTATCGCGAAGGCGAGCCCTCGGCCCTGATCGAACTGCCCGCCGCGGCGGTCGAGCGCGAACAGGAAGCGCGCGCCGAATTGCTGGAGGCGCTGTCGGATTTCGACGACCACCTGCTGGAACAGCTGATCGAGGACCGCCAGCCGCCCAGCGCCGAGGTCTATGACCTTGCAGCGCGGGTCTCGCAAAATCACCAACTGATTCCGGCCTATCTGGGCGCGGCGAACCATGGGAACGGTCTGACCCGGATGATGAAGGCATTGCGTCACGAAGCGCCGGAATTCGATATCGCCGCCGGGCGCGATGCGGCCAGCGAGCAGGCACGCGCCATCGCGGGCTTTGGCGATATGCGCAAGCATATGGGCAAGATCGTGGTGCTGCGCGGACTCGGCGACGGGGTCAAGGCGCATGAGGCCCTGGGCGGCGATACGGTCGGCAGCCTGTTGGAGCTGGACGCGCGCAGTCAGATCGGCGCGCTGGCGGCCGGACAGATCGGATTGGCGGTGAAATCCGACCATCTGCGGCCCGGCCATATCTATGACAGCGCCGGGGCAAGCGATCTGCCCGACTGGGCGCGCAGCCACCCGCCAGGCCATCGCCAATTGGTCAGCCCGGCGCATGAACGCGACGACGCCCGCCTGTCCAGCGCGCTGGCGCGGATGAACGAGATCGACCCAGGTCTGCATCTGGGGGTGGACGAGGGCACCGGTCACGCTGTGCTGGGATGTCAGGGGCCACAACACCTGCGCCGGATCGCGACCAAGCTGGCCGAGGATTTCGGGGTCGAGATCACCTCGGAGCCGGTCGCAACCGCCTATCGGGAGACGATCCAGAAACCGGTCGAACACCACCACCGCCATCGCAAGCAATCCGGCGGGGCCGGTCAGTTTGCCGATGTGCTGCTGACGGTCGAACCGTTGCCGCGCGGGGCCGGGTTCCAGTTCGACGAGGTGGTCAAAGGCGGCGCGGTGCCCAAGACCTATATACCCTCGGTCGCGCAGGGCGCCGAAGAGGCTCTGGCGCGCGGCCCCGAAGGATTTCCGGTGGTCGATGTGAAGGTGACGCTGAAGGACGGCAAGCATCACGCGGTGGACAGTTCCGACTATGCCTTCCGCACCGCCGGCAAGGCGGCAGTGCGCGAGGCGCTGCCACAGGCGAAACCGGTGGTGCTGCAACCGATCATGCGGGCCGAAATTCACCTGCCCTCGATGTTTGTCGGCGACCTGGTGCCCGCGATCAGCGGGCTACAGGGCCAGGTGCTTGGGTTCGAGGCACATCCCTCGGCCGCAGGCTGGGAGATCTTCAACGCCCTGCTGCCGGCCGTCGCCGAGGACGAACTGCACCGGATGCTGGCCAGCTCCAGCCGGGGCACCGGCTGGGTCAGGTTGAGCTTCGATCACTACGAGGAGTTGCGCGGCCCGGTTCCGAAACCGTCCCGCGAAACGGCAGCCGCAGGCTGACCGGAATTCTGCAAGAATTCCGGCCCGGAAAACATCTGTTTTCCGGGCCGTTTTCCGTTTCGGAAAACGGCGCCCTAACCCGCCGCCGCGATCAGGCTGCGGGTATAGTCGGTCTGCGCATTGGTAAACAGCGCCTCGGTCTCACCCATCTCGATCACATCGCCCTGACGCATCACGATGACCTTGTGTGACATCGCGCGCACCACTTTCAGGTCGTGACTGATGAACAGATAGGCCAGGCCGTATTTACGCTGCAAGTCGCGCAGCAGCGCCACGATCTGCACCTGCACCGTCATATCCAGCGCCGAGGTCGGCTCGTCCAGCACCAGCAGCCGGGGCCGCAGCACCATGGCCCGCGCGATGGCGATACGCTGTCGTTGACCGCCCGAGAACTCATGCGGGTAGCGATCCATCGTGGCGGGGTCCAGCCCCACCTCCTGCATCACTTCGGCCACCAGCTCGCGCGGCGCGCGATGGGGGTCGACCTTGTGGATCGCCAACCCCTCGGAGATGATCTGGGCGCAGGTCATCCGTGGACTCAGGCTGCCGAACGGATCCTGAAACACGATCTGCATGTCCTTGCGCAACCGCCGCAGCTCCCGCGTGGACCAGCTGCGCACATCCTCGCCGCGAAAGGTGATACCGCCCTCGGACCCGATCAGCCGCATGATCGCCAGCGCCAGCGTGGTCTTGCCCGACCCGCTTTCGCCCACGATGCCCAGCGTCTCGCCCGCCCTCACCGAAATCGAGGCGTCGTTCACCGCCTTCACATGCCCCACCGTGCGCCGCAGAAAGCCGCGCTGGATCGGGAACCAGACCCGCAGGTGATCGGTACGCGCCACCTCTTCGGCTCCGGCCGGCACAGGGTCAGGGCGACCCTTGGGTTCGGCCGCCAGCAGCTTGCGCGTGTAGGGGTGCCGAGGGTTCGCGAAGATCTCTTCGGTACTGCCGCTCTCGACGATCTCGCCCGCCTTCATCACACAGACCCGGTCGGCGATCCGCCGCACGATGCCCAGATCATGAGTGATGAACAGCATCCCCATGTTCTCTTCGCGCTGAAGATCGGCCAGCAACTCGAGGATCTGCGCCTGGATGGTCACATCCAGCGCCGTGGTCGGCTCGTCCGCGATCAGGATGTCGGGTTTGTTGGCCAGTGCCATGGCGATCATCACCCGTTGCCGCTGCCCGCCGCTCAGCTGATGGGGATAGGCGTCGAGCCGGGTTTCGGGATCACGGATGCCGACCTTGACCAGCAGTTCCAGAATTCGCTCCAGCGCCGCCGCACCCACCAGTCCCTGATGCAGGGCCAGCGATTCCGCCATCTGCTTGCGGATCGTGTGCAGCGGGTTGAGCGAGGTCATCGGCTCTTGGAAGATGAAACTGATATCGTTGCCGCGCACGTCCATCAGCCGCTGTTCGCTGGCGCCGATCATCTCTTGCCCGTCATAGGTGACCGAGCCTTCGACAATCGCGCTGTCCCCCAACAGCGAGACGGTGGACAGCGCCGAGACCGACTTGCCCGAGCCGCTTTCACCGACCAGCGCAACGGTTTCGCCCCGGTTCACCGTGAAGGACACGCCGCGCACCGCCTGGCTGATCCGCCCATCCTGACGGAACGAGACATTCAGCCCTTTGACCTCGAGAAGCGCACTCATGAGAAGGTCTTTCTGGGGTCGAACGCATCACGCACGCCTTCAAAGATGAAGACCAAGAGCGACAGCATGATGGCAAAGGTGAAAAACGCGGTGAAGGCCAGCCAGGGCGCTTGCAGGTTCTGTTTGGCCTGCAAGGTCAGCTCGCCCAGCGACGGCGCCGAGGAAGGCAGGCCAAATCCCAGAAAATCGAGCGAGGCCAGACCACCGATGGACCCGGTCACCAGGAACGGCAGGATGGTAACGGTCGCCACCATCGCATTGGGCAGCATGTGGCGGAACATGATGGTCCAGTCGCTGACCCCCAGGGCCCGCGCCGCGCGCACATATTCCAGATTGCGGGCGCGCAGGAACTCGGCCCGGACCACGCCGACCAGGGCGGTCCAGCCAAACAGGATCGAGATGATCACCAGCATCCAGAAACTGCGCTGAAAGATCGAGAACATGATGATGATCACGTAAAGGCCCGGCGTGGCGCCCCATATCTCGATCACCCGCTGCATGATCAGGTCGGTACGGCCACCAAAGAATCCCTGTATCGCACCCGCGATCACCCCGATGATCGAAGCGGCAAAGGTCACGATCAGCGCAAACAGGATCGACAGGCGGAACCCGTAGATCACCCGCGCCAGCACGTCCCGCTTGGTATCGTCGGTACCCAGCAGGTTCTGCTCGTTCGGGGGCAGCGGGGCCGCGCCGGGGCGGTCGACCGAGGTGCGATAGGAATAGGGTATCGGCGGCCAGATGGCCCAGCCCTGTTCGAACCCGTCGGCCTGATAGGTGCCTGCCTCGATCTGTTCGATCACCCCTTCGGGATCGTCGAAACAGTCTTCGACGCCGCCGCTGGCGATCAGGCATTTCACCTCGGGGTCGCGATAGATCGCCTCGGTCCGGAAATCGCCACCAAAGGCGGTTTCAGGGTAGAAGGAGAAGATCGGCATCCGCAATTCGCCGCGATAGCTGACCAGGATCGGCTTGTCATTGGCCAGGAACTCGGCAAACAGCGAGACCCCGAACAGGATCGAAAACAGGATCAACGACCAGAAGGCGCGGCGGTTGCGGCGAAAATTGTTCCAGCGGCGCTGGTTCAGGGGCGACAGGCGCATGGCTCAACCCTCCCGCCGCTCAAAGTCGATGCGGGGATCGACCAGCACATAGGTCAGGTCCGACAGGATACCGACCAAAAGGCCGATCAGGCCAAACACGAAGAGCGTGCCGAACATCACCGGATAGTCGCGCGCCACCGTCGCCTCGAACCCCAGCCGGCCCAGCCCGTCGAGCGAGAAGATCGTCTCGATGATCAGCGAGCCGCCCAGAAAGACCGACAGGAACACGCCCGGAAAGCCCGAGATCACGATCAGCATCGCGTTGCGGAACACATGGCCGTACAGCACCCGGCTTTCGCTCAGCCCCTTGGCGCGGGCGGTGATCACGTATTGCTTCTTGATCTCGTCCAGAAAGCTGTTCTTGGTCAGCAGGGTCAGCGTGGTGAAGGCGCCGATCGTATAGGCGGTCAGCGGCAGGGCGATGTGCCAGAAATAATCCAGCACCTTGCCCAACAGCGACAGGTCCGAGAAATTGTCCGAGGTGAGGCCGCGCAACGGGAAGATCTGCCAATAGCTGCCCCCGGCGAAGAGCACCAGCAGCAGGATGGCGAACAGGAACCCGGGGATCGCATAGGCCGCGATGATCAACCCGCTGGTCCAGGTGTCAAAACGCGAGCCATCGCGCACCGCCTTGCGGATGCCCAGCGGGATCGAGATCGCATAGGCGATCAAGGTCGACCACAGGCCCAGCGTGATCGACACCGGCATCTTCTCCAGCACCAGATCGACCACGTCGATCTTGCGGAAATAGCTCTCGCCAAAATCGAGCGTCATATAGTTCCACAACATCATCAGGAACCGTTCGTGCGCCGGTTTGTCCAGACCGTATAGCTCTTCCAGCTCCTTGATGAATTCGGGCGGCAGGCCGCGCGCGCCGATATAGCTGTCGTTCACCGCGTTGGTCTGGCTGTTCAGCTGCGCGTCGTTGCCCTGGCCGGCAAAGCTTTCGAACACATCACCGCCACCCTGCAATTGCGCAATGGCCTGATCCACCGGACCACCCGGCACGAACTGCACCAGCACGAAGTTCACCAGCATGATCCCGAGCAAGGTCGGGATCACCAACAGCAATCGTCTGAGGATATAGGCGCCCATAAAGCCCGCTTACCTCAGCGCGCCCGAGGATTTCAACGCTGCCGCGCGGTCGGCATCGACCCACCAGAGGTCTTCGAGGCCCAGCGCATAGGGCGGCAGGTTCTCAGGGTAGGAATACTTGTCCCAATAGGCCACCCAATATTTACCCAGGTACCAGGTCGGCACCATGATCCGCTTGGCCCGCAACACACGGTCAAGCGCGCGCACGTTGGCCTGCAACTCTTCGGTGGTCGAGGCCGCGACAACCCCGTCGATCAGAGGTTCGATATCCGGCCCGTGCACACCCGAGGGGTTGAAAAGGGAATAGGCCGCCGCCTCGCTGCCGAACTGCTGGTAGAGCCCGGTTGAGGGTTGCAGCGACATCGGGTAGCCACCCATGATCATGTCGAAATCGCGGTCGCGCCGACGCAGGGTGAATTGCGCGTCATCCACCCGGTTGTAGCGGGCGTCGATCCCCATGACCTTGAGGTTGTCGACAAACGGCTGGATGATCCGGTCCAGCGTCGGTTCATCCGACAGGAATTCGATTCTCAGCGTCTCGCCCGCTCCATTGCGCCGGATCCCATCGCCGTCAACTGCCCAACCCGCCTCATCCAGCAGCTTCATCGCGCGGCGTAGGTTCTTGCGGTCGTTCTGGCGGTCGGGGCTGGAAGTGTGGGCACTCACCGGCTCTTCGCTCAGCACCGCCGGGTCGAGTGCATCGCCCAGCGCCTCCAGCACTTCGCGCTCACGTCCCTCGGGCAGGCCTGTCGCCTCAAGCGGGGTGCCTTGCCAGAAGGAGTGGCGCTGCTGGAACAGGCCATACTGCAGGCTCTCGTTGGTCCATTCGAAGTTGAACGCCAACTGCACCGCCGCGCGCACGCGGATATCCTGAAACTGTGGCCGGTCCATGTTGATCACGAAACCGCTGGCGCTGGGCACATCGCCATCGCGCAGCTCGGCCTTGATCACATGACCCTTTTCGATGGCCGGAAAATCATAGGCGGTGGCCCAGCTTTTCGAGTTGTTCTCTTGCCGCAAGGTATAGTTGCCAGCCTTGAACCCCTCCATCGCGGCGATGGTGTCGGTGTAATACTCGACCCGGATACTGTCGTAATTGTTGCGCCCGACATTTACGTTCAGATCCGCGCCCCAGTAATCGGGATTGCGGCGATAGGTGATGCGCCGGTTGATGTCGAAGCTGTCCAGCACATAGGGCGCCGAGCCGATTCCCTGCTCAAGGCGCGGCTCGTCCAGGCGGCGTTTCTCGGGATCGGCCATGAACCAGGCCTTGGAAAAAATCGGCGTGCCGCCGACCTGGGTAATCAGCGCCCGGCGCGGGATGTCCGGGGCGAAATGGAATTTCACCCGGTGGCTATCCAGCGCCTCGGCCTTGGGAATGCGTTTCCTGACCGCCTCGGCATAGGATTTCAGACCCTGCTCCAACAGCAGTTCGTGACTGAACACGACATCTTCGGCGGTGATCGGCGTGCCATCGGAAAACCGCGCCTCGGGCCGGATGTTGAAGATCACCCAATCCTGGCTTTCGGGATACTCCAGGCTTTCGGCGACGAGACCGTAATACGACGCCGGTTCGTCATAAGACGGGAACAGCAGGGACTCGTATTGATCCGCCGACCTCGCCGCGGCGCGCCCCTTGCGGGTGAACGGGTTGAGGTTGTCGAATGTCCCGACTGCGGCGTAGCTCAGCTCGCCCCCTTTGGGTGCATCGGGGTTCACATAGTCGAAATGCGCGAATCCCTCGGGGTATTTCAGATCGCCGAATTCCGAGAACCCGTGACTTTTGATGATGGTTTCCTCGGCGCGGGCAATCCCGGCCAACGCCATCAGCAACAGCCCGGCAAACAGCAGCATCACACCTGGCCGGATATCCAATGCTCTGGCACGGGTGGCGGCGCGGGGGCGTGTGGTCAAGGCTCTTCCTCCGGGTTGGGTTGGCATATGCGCCAATCTTGTTGCCGTTAGCTAATGGTCCAGCGTGGGGAGTTGCAAGTTTAGAATAGGTGAAGCAATCGTGAAGTCACGCCGACCAACGAAAAAGGCCGCTGCACGGGGCAGCGGCCTTTGGTCAAAACCGGTCTGTGTCGAGCGATCAGTTCGAAACGCTCTGCAGATAGGCGATCAGGTCGACCCGGTCGCCTTGTTTCTTGAGGCCCGAGAAGCTCATCGAGGTGCCAGGTACGGCCGCCGACGGCTTGGTCAGGAATTCATCCAGCGCCTCGGGCGTCCAGTCGCCGCCGTGGCCCTGCATCGCGCCGGAATAGCCGAAACCGGCAACCGAGGCGACCGCGCGCCCAACCACGCCATCCAGATGCGGGCCGGTGGCGTCTTCGCCGTTCACCTTGTGGCAGGCGGCGCATTTCTTGAACACTTTTTCGCCCTTGGCGGCATCCGCCGAGGCCATCAGCTCTTCAAAGCTGACGGTTTCTTCGGTGCCGCTGGCCTCTTCGGCTTCGGCAACTTCGATTGCATAGGCGGGCTCGTCCCCGTGGCCACCAACATGATAGACCGTCTCGGCCGCCCACTTGGCGAGAAGAAGCGCCAGGAAAGCGCCGAACAGGCCGGCAGCGGCCTTGGTAACTGTCATCGTGTCGAACATTGATCGCGAGTCCATTTCAGCTGTCTGGGCGGCTGTCTAAGGCTTCCCCTCGCAAGAGGCAAGGTATAGACACCGCGACCAAACGCCCAAAATGTAACTTGTTGCACGGAAACGACCCCATGACCCATCGCATTGCCTTCCAGGGAGAGCCCGGCGCCTATAGTCACGAGGCCTGCCGCAACGCACGCCCGGACATGGAGGCGCTGCCTTGCCGCACCTTCGAGGACGTGATCGAGGCGGTGCGCCGGGGCGAGGCCGAGCTGGCGATGCTGCCGGTCGAGAACACGACATATGGCCGGGTCGCCGATATCCACCGCCTGCTGCCCCATAGCGGGCTGCATATCATCGACGAGGCCTTTGTGCGCGTGCATATCAACCTGCTGGGCGTGCCGGGTGCGACGCTGGACGATATTCGCGATGCCTATTCGCATCTGGTGTTGCTGCCGCAATGCGCGGGTTTCCTGAAACAGCATGGCATCACCGGCCGGGTCAGCCCCGATAACGCCCGCGCCGCGCGCGAGGTGGCCGAACGCGGCGACAAGAGCCATGCGGCACTGGCCAGCGAGCTGGCGGGCGAAATCTATGGGCTGAACGTGCTGGCCCGCCATATCGAGGATACCGACAACAACACCACGCGTTTCCTGGTGATGTCGCGCGAGACAGACGATTCGCGCCGCGGTGATTTCGGCATGATCACCAGCTTCGTCTTCGAGGTTCGCAGCATTCCCGCCGCTCTGTACAAGGCGCTGGGGGGCTTTGCCACCAATGGTGTCAACATGACCAAACTGGAAAGCTACATGTTGGACGGTTCGTTCTCGGCCACGCAGTTTTATGCCGATATCGTCGGCCACCCCGAAGACGCCAATGTGCGCCTGGCGATGGACGAGCTGAACCACTTCACCACCAATGTCGAGATCCTGGGCGTCTATCCGGCCGCCCAGCCGCGCGGCTGAAGCGCCCGCTTAGCGGGCGGATCGAGTATGGCGCCCGCTCAGCGGGCGCAGCGGCTCTCGATCTCTTTGGCAAACTCTGCCATCCGCAGCTTGAACCGGCGGGTCATGTTCTTGCGGGCCAGTTTCAGCGATTGCAGGAACAGGCGCGCGGACAGCGTGTTTGCCTTCAACTCGACCGAAAAGCTCATCCTGGTACGGCGCGGCGACAGCGCCAGCAATTCGATCACCACATCGCCGTTGATGCCCTTGCTGTGACTGGCAAAGCGCATCAGCGAGGGCGCGTCATACTGTTTCAGCACCACATGCATCTCGCGCGGTTTGCCGCGCAGGCGAAACCGGGTGTCCCAGGCCATTCCCGCACCGATCGGAGCACTGGCATCGACGCGCTGCACCTCGACACCGCGCCGCATGGCCGAGCGTTCAAAGGTCTCGAATTCCGACAGGATTGCAAAGACCTGCGCGACCGGCGCCTCGATGTCTTCCTTGCTGATGAACTGCATGACCCCTCGCCGGTTGTGATTTTTGCGCGAGTTTCCCCTTAATCCAGCGTGTCCGCAAGCCAGTTCTGCAACAGGAAATGGGCAATTGCCCCCTTGCGCGCAGGCAGCAGGCGGGGGTGCTCTCCGGCAAAGGCCAGCATCATGTCGCTGCGGCTGACCCAGATCGCATCCTCGATCTCGACCGGGTCGATGGTCAGGTTCCGCGACAGGGCCTCGCCCGCGCAGCCGAACATCAGCGAGGCGGGAAACGGCCAGGGCTGGCTGGACAGATAGGTGACCGCACCAACCGGCACGCCGGCCTCTTCCAGCACCTCGCGGCGTACGGCGGCCTCCAGCGTCTCGCCCGGTTCGACAAATCCGGCAAGCAGCGAATACATGCCCTCGGGCCAGCCCGGAGAGCGTCCCATCAGCACCTGATCGCCATGGGTGATCAGCATGATCACCACCGGATCGGTGCGCGGAAAATGCTGTCCGCCACAGTCCGGACACCCGCGTTGCCATCCCGCCTGGGCAATCTCGCTGCGGGCGCCGCAGCGGGCGCAGAACCGGTGGCTGGCATGCCAGCCGATCACCGCCTTGGCGGTGGCGGCCAGTTCGGCGTCGCGCGGGCTGAGCCGGGTCATGATCCGTCGCAATTCGGCAAAGACCTGCCCCTGTGGCAGGTCGGGGTGCTGCTGCTCGGATCTGTCGACGAACCCGCCCAGCCCGGTCAGGTCCTGCCCCTCGGCCCCCCAGGCCGAGATGTCCTGTGCAAAGAGCGGCGCGCCGTTCTCGTCGAGGCCCAGGAAAATCGGCGTTTCGGCCTCGCCCCCCGGCCCCTCGGTCACCAGCGGATGGGTCGGGCCGACCCAGGCCAGACGTTCCAGCCGCTCGCCTTCGACCAGCAGCTTGCCGCGCCACAGCAACAGACAGCGCGCACGCGGATCGGCCGACATGCGCTTCTGCGCCTCTCCATCGCCGCGCAGATGCGCCGCCCGGTCCAGGCCCGAGCCTCCGAATGTGACTTGCTCTGCCGTTTTCATCCCTGCCCCTCTCCTTCTTCGTATTCACCGGCTTGCCGGTCGCAAAGGGCTGCCACGACACGCGGTTCAGATCAATCGCGAACTGTCCGATGTGACGCCGGCAAGCGGCAGAGTTGACACAAATCGCCACCAACTAACCTCTTGCCATAATAAACTATTTTTTATTTGTGAGGGGTGGCTCTACCTATGGGAGAGTTTGGGCGCTGACTTGGCAATGGAATTGGAATGCAACCTTCAAAACAAGCCCTGTCATCCGCCCCGCATGCTCAGGACGCCGCCACGTTACGGGTGCGCCTACTCGCCACAACCGACCTGCACATGCAACTGACGGGTTACGATTACTATTCCGACCGCCCGGAAAAGACCGGAGGTCTGGCGCGGCTTGCGCCGCTGATTGCGGCGGCGCGTGCAGAAACAGGGGTAGACCTGTCCCTGCTGTTTGATAATGGCGACAGCATTCAGGGCACCCAGATGGGTGACATCGCCGCCAGACACCCCTCGGCCCCGCATCCGCTGATGCGGGCCTTTTCCTATCTGGGGTATGATGCGCTGGGGCTTGGAAATCACGACTTCAACTTCGGGCTGGAGGTTCTGGATCAGGTTCTGGAACAGGCCCC
The window above is part of the Ruegeria pomeroyi DSS-3 genome. Proteins encoded here:
- a CDS encoding prephenate dehydratase → MTHRIAFQGEPGAYSHEACRNARPDMEALPCRTFEDVIEAVRRGEAELAMLPVENTTYGRVADIHRLLPHSGLHIIDEAFVRVHINLLGVPGATLDDIRDAYSHLVLLPQCAGFLKQHGITGRVSPDNARAAREVAERGDKSHAALASELAGEIYGLNVLARHIEDTDNNTTRFLVMSRETDDSRRGDFGMITSFVFEVRSIPAALYKALGGFATNGVNMTKLESYMLDGSFSATQFYADIVGHPEDANVRLAMDELNHFTTNVEILGVYPAAQPRG
- a CDS encoding c-type cytochrome, whose protein sequence is MFDTMTVTKAAAGLFGAFLALLLAKWAAETVYHVGGHGDEPAYAIEVAEAEEASGTEETVSFEELMASADAAKGEKVFKKCAACHKVNGEDATGPHLDGVVGRAVASVAGFGYSGAMQGHGGDWTPEALDEFLTKPSAAVPGTSMSFSGLKKQGDRVDLIAYLQSVSN
- a CDS encoding ABC transporter permease gives rise to the protein MRLSPLNQRRWNNFRRNRRAFWSLILFSILFGVSLFAEFLANDKPILVSYRGELRMPIFSFYPETAFGGDFRTEAIYRDPEVKCLIASGGVEDCFDDPEGVIEQIEAGTYQADGFEQGWAIWPPIPYSYRTSVDRPGAAPLPPNEQNLLGTDDTKRDVLARVIYGFRLSILFALIVTFAASIIGVIAGAIQGFFGGRTDLIMQRVIEIWGATPGLYVIIIMFSIFQRSFWMLVIISILFGWTALVGVVRAEFLRARNLEYVRAARALGVSDWTIMFRHMLPNAMVATVTILPFLVTGSIGGLASLDFLGFGLPSSAPSLGELTLQAKQNLQAPWLAFTAFFTFAIMLSLLVFIFEGVRDAFDPRKTFS
- a CDS encoding SRPBCC family protein, whose protein sequence is MQFISKEDIEAPVAQVFAILSEFETFERSAMRRGVEVQRVDASAPIGAGMAWDTRFRLRGKPREMHVVLKQYDAPSLMRFASHSKGINGDVVIELLALSPRRTRMSFSVELKANTLSARLFLQSLKLARKNMTRRFKLRMAEFAKEIESRCAR
- a CDS encoding microcin C ABC transporter permease YejB, translated to MGAYILRRLLLVIPTLLGIMLVNFVLVQFVPGGPVDQAIAQLQGGGDVFESFAGQGNDAQLNSQTNAVNDSYIGARGLPPEFIKELEELYGLDKPAHERFLMMLWNYMTLDFGESYFRKIDVVDLVLEKMPVSITLGLWSTLIAYAISIPLGIRKAVRDGSRFDTWTSGLIIAAYAIPGFLFAILLLVLFAGGSYWQIFPLRGLTSDNFSDLSLLGKVLDYFWHIALPLTAYTIGAFTTLTLLTKNSFLDEIKKQYVITARAKGLSESRVLYGHVFRNAMLIVISGFPGVFLSVFLGGSLIIETIFSLDGLGRLGFEATVARDYPVMFGTLFVFGLIGLLVGILSDLTYVLVDPRIDFERREG
- the nudC gene encoding NAD(+) diphosphatase — protein: MKTAEQVTFGGSGLDRAAHLRGDGEAQKRMSADPRARCLLLWRGKLLVEGERLERLAWVGPTHPLVTEGPGGEAETPIFLGLDENGAPLFAQDISAWGAEGQDLTGLGGFVDRSEQQHPDLPQGQVFAELRRIMTRLSPRDAELAATAKAVIGWHASHRFCARCGARSEIAQAGWQRGCPDCGGQHFPRTDPVVIMLITHGDQVLMGRSPGWPEGMYSLLAGFVEPGETLEAAVRREVLEEAGVPVGAVTYLSSQPWPFPASLMFGCAGEALSRNLTIDPVEIEDAIWVSRSDMMLAFAGEHPRLLPARKGAIAHFLLQNWLADTLD
- a CDS encoding elongation factor G, whose amino-acid sequence is MRVFTVLGPSQSGKSTLVEAISRLDSRPTTFDLSETVHLHGFSYLEEPWCAIDVDGGSDALAFAGPAMAISDAAVIVVPPDPEAAVLCAPYLRLVEEARIPAFLFINRMDNPNGRIRDIVAALQAYCSHHIALRQVPIREGDQVVGAVDLISERAWKYREGEPSALIELPAAAVEREQEARAELLEALSDFDDHLLEQLIEDRQPPSAEVYDLAARVSQNHQLIPAYLGAANHGNGLTRMMKALRHEAPEFDIAAGRDAASEQARAIAGFGDMRKHMGKIVVLRGLGDGVKAHEALGGDTVGSLLELDARSQIGALAAGQIGLAVKSDHLRPGHIYDSAGASDLPDWARSHPPGHRQLVSPAHERDDARLSSALARMNEIDPGLHLGVDEGTGHAVLGCQGPQHLRRIATKLAEDFGVEITSEPVATAYRETIQKPVEHHHRHRKQSGGAGQFADVLLTVEPLPRGAGFQFDEVVKGGAVPKTYIPSVAQGAEEALARGPEGFPVVDVKVTLKDGKHHAVDSSDYAFRTAGKAAVREALPQAKPVVLQPIMRAEIHLPSMFVGDLVPAISGLQGQVLGFEAHPSAAGWEIFNALLPAVAEDELHRMLASSSRGTGWVRLSFDHYEELRGPVPKPSRETAAAG
- a CDS encoding extracellular solute-binding protein, which translates into the protein MPTQPGGRALTTRPRAATRARALDIRPGVMLLFAGLLLMALAGIARAEETIIKSHGFSEFGDLKYPEGFAHFDYVNPDAPKGGELSYAAVGTFDNLNPFTRKGRAAARSADQYESLLFPSYDEPASYYGLVAESLEYPESQDWVIFNIRPEARFSDGTPITAEDVVFSHELLLEQGLKSYAEAVRKRIPKAEALDSHRVKFHFAPDIPRRALITQVGGTPIFSKAWFMADPEKRRLDEPRLEQGIGSAPYVLDSFDINRRITYRRNPDYWGADLNVNVGRNNYDSIRVEYYTDTIAAMEGFKAGNYTLRQENNSKSWATAYDFPAIEKGHVIKAELRDGDVPSASGFVINMDRPQFQDIRVRAAVQLAFNFEWTNESLQYGLFQQRHSFWQGTPLEATGLPEGREREVLEALGDALDPAVLSEEPVSAHTSSPDRQNDRKNLRRAMKLLDEAGWAVDGDGIRRNGAGETLRIEFLSDEPTLDRIIQPFVDNLKVMGIDARYNRVDDAQFTLRRRDRDFDMIMGGYPMSLQPSTGLYQQFGSEAAAYSLFNPSGVHGPDIEPLIDGVVAASTTEELQANVRALDRVLRAKRIMVPTWYLGKYWVAYWDKYSYPENLPPYALGLEDLWWVDADRAAALKSSGALR
- a CDS encoding ABC transporter ATP-binding protein, which codes for MSALLEVKGLNVSFRQDGRISQAVRGVSFTVNRGETVALVGESGSGKSVSALSTVSLLGDSAIVEGSVTYDGQEMIGASEQRLMDVRGNDISFIFQEPMTSLNPLHTIRKQMAESLALHQGLVGAAALERILELLVKVGIRDPETRLDAYPHQLSGGQRQRVMIAMALANKPDILIADEPTTALDVTIQAQILELLADLQREENMGMLFITHDLGIVRRIADRVCVMKAGEIVESGSTEEIFANPRHPYTRKLLAAEPKGRPDPVPAGAEEVARTDHLRVWFPIQRGFLRRTVGHVKAVNDASISVRAGETLGIVGESGSGKTTLALAIMRLIGSEGGITFRGEDVRSWSTRELRRLRKDMQIVFQDPFGSLSPRMTCAQIISEGLAIHKVDPHRAPRELVAEVMQEVGLDPATMDRYPHEFSGGQRQRIAIARAMVLRPRLLVLDEPTSALDMTVQVQIVALLRDLQRKYGLAYLFISHDLKVVRAMSHKVIVMRQGDVIEMGETEALFTNAQTDYTRSLIAAAG